The following are from one region of the Edwardsiella tarda ATCC 15947 = NBRC 105688 genome:
- a CDS encoding inverse autotransporter beta domain-containing protein: MMKDQSPLPHLSLASPQRATDTCATPRNMMIWLKPLRQGALSLGLLVMPLSGTAQDPPPQNVVTSPTRALQGDEAVAHNPLVPTVGLLGQSLASHPTSDAASGIARTMATRAANDEIQTWLSRYGNARVQLNVDKNFTLQDSAFDWLLPLYNDESWTVFSQLGARNKDRRNTLNAGLGVRTLQGGWLLGVNSFYDYDLSGHNRRLGLGLEAWTDYWRLSGNQYLRLSDWRASRDITDYDERPANGFDIRINGWLPTLPQLGGSFIYEQYRGDHVALFGRNTLQANPYAFTAGINYTPFPLLTLGLDERRGKGGQHDTQVSATLTYRLADDGSAQLDSSRVAAMRTLANSRHDFVERNNDIVLAYRQPNLLNISSTEYLEGYAGESAAIQVSINSKHAIDYLDWQNTASFLLAGGSINVLPNNSLALIYPPYNQQGENRYNIDVIAYDIKGHRSNLSTTRIQVLQSQREIVPTILAGNLIVTQDNAKADGSAQNAVRARVTDANGNPLANQTVQFSADNGATLSAQQAASDADGYVTVTLTSLTAGPSHVSATLSNHSQASVTTTFVADDSRATILNGNLIVTQDNAKADGSAQNAVRARVTDANGNPLANQTVQFSADNGATLSAQQAASDADGYVTVTLTSLTTGPSLVNATLSNHSQARVTTTFVADDASASILNGNLIVTQDNAKADGSAQNAVRARVTDANGNPLANQTVQFSADNGATLSVQQAASDADGYVTVTLTSLTAGPSHVSATLSNHSQASVTTTFVADDASATILNGNLIVTQDNAKADGNAQNAARARVTDANGNPLANQTVQFSADNGATLSAQQAASDADGYVTVTLTSLTAGPSLVSATLSNHSQASVTTTFVADDASASILNGNLIVTQDNAKADGNAQNAVRARVTDANGNPLANQTVQFSADNGATLSVQQAASDADGYVTVTLTSLTAGPSLVSATLSNHSQASVTTTFVADDASASILNGNLIVTQDNAKADGNAQNAVRARVTDANGNPLANQTVQFSADNGATLSAQQAASDADGYVTVTLTSLTAGPSLVSATLSNHSQASVTTTFVADDASASILNGNLIVTQDNAKADGNAQNAVRARVTDANGNPLANQTVQFSADNGATLSAQQAASDADGYVTVTLTSLTAGPSHVSATLSNHSQASVTTTFVADDASASILNGNLIVTQDNAKADGNAQNAVRARVTDANGNPLANQTVQFSADNGATLSAQQAASDADGYVTVTLTSLTAGPSHVSATLSNHSQASVTTTFVADDASASILNGNLIVTQDNAKADGNAQNAVRARVTDANGNPLANQTVQFSADNGATLSTQQAASDADGYVTVTLTSLTAGPSLVNATLSNHSQASVTTTFVADDASASILNGNLIVTQDNAKADGSAQNAVRARVTDANGNPLANQTVQFSADNGATLSAQQAASDADGYVTVTLTSLTDGPSHVSATLSNNNQASVITTFAPYDVLTGVLVNGKIFTVNEGFPSTGFIGAKFQLQINNDTARNSAYTWSSSAPGWVSISPTGEVQLTAEPATRQPVTLTATAKDGGDTLTYHFDIRDWFISAGAWNYMSADDADAWCSTQGNGYQVPSYTRVTNTTFNLSPGYRDIGGLWTEWGAMASYPASGLPSDQTWSKELRGSTQRYTTGLTTGYLYAISIASGAGQSLVICNRSL; encoded by the coding sequence ATGATGAAAGACCAATCCCCCCTTCCCCATCTGAGTCTGGCCTCGCCGCAGCGCGCCACTGACACGTGCGCTACCCCACGAAACATGATGATCTGGTTAAAACCTTTACGACAAGGTGCACTCTCGCTGGGCCTGCTCGTCATGCCGCTAAGCGGCACGGCACAGGATCCTCCGCCACAGAATGTGGTCACCTCGCCGACACGGGCTCTTCAGGGCGACGAAGCCGTCGCGCATAACCCCCTGGTACCCACAGTCGGCCTACTCGGCCAATCACTCGCCAGCCACCCGACCTCCGATGCAGCCTCGGGCATAGCACGGACTATGGCAACGCGAGCGGCAAACGATGAAATCCAAACCTGGTTAAGCCGCTATGGCAATGCCAGAGTTCAGCTCAACGTCGATAAAAACTTCACCCTGCAGGACAGTGCGTTCGATTGGCTACTCCCCCTCTACAATGATGAGAGCTGGACCGTCTTCAGCCAGTTGGGTGCAAGAAATAAAGATCGGCGTAACACCCTCAATGCTGGGCTAGGTGTCCGTACCCTGCAAGGGGGATGGCTACTGGGTGTCAACAGCTTCTATGATTATGATCTCAGTGGTCATAACCGTCGGTTAGGACTCGGCCTAGAGGCATGGACCGACTATTGGCGCCTCTCCGGCAACCAATATCTGCGCCTGAGTGACTGGCGCGCATCACGCGATATCACCGATTATGATGAACGCCCAGCTAATGGTTTCGATATTCGGATCAATGGTTGGCTGCCGACGCTGCCACAGTTGGGGGGCTCGTTCATCTACGAACAGTATCGCGGCGATCATGTTGCCCTATTCGGGCGCAACACCTTGCAAGCGAATCCCTATGCCTTCACCGCGGGTATCAATTACACGCCGTTTCCCTTGTTAACCCTCGGCCTCGATGAACGACGCGGCAAAGGAGGCCAACATGATACCCAAGTTAGCGCTACCCTTACCTATCGTCTGGCCGATGACGGATCCGCCCAACTCGACTCCTCTCGTGTTGCCGCCATGCGCACCCTAGCCAACTCGCGCCACGACTTCGTCGAACGCAACAACGACATCGTATTAGCGTATCGGCAACCTAATTTGCTGAATATCAGCAGCACCGAATATTTAGAGGGCTATGCCGGCGAAAGCGCCGCGATCCAAGTCAGCATCAACAGCAAGCATGCCATCGATTATCTCGACTGGCAGAATACCGCCAGCTTCTTGCTGGCGGGAGGCTCGATTAACGTACTGCCTAATAATAGCCTCGCACTGATCTATCCCCCCTATAATCAGCAGGGAGAAAACCGTTATAACATCGATGTCATCGCCTATGACATCAAAGGTCATCGCTCTAACCTGAGTACGACCCGTATTCAGGTATTACAATCACAGCGTGAGATCGTGCCGACCATTCTGGCCGGTAACCTGATCGTCACCCAGGATAACGCCAAGGCCGACGGCAGCGCCCAAAACGCGGTGCGCGCCCGCGTCACCGATGCCAACGGCAATCCACTGGCCAATCAGACGGTGCAGTTTAGCGCCGATAATGGTGCCACCCTGAGCGCCCAGCAGGCCGCCAGCGATGCGGACGGTTATGTCACCGTCACCCTCACCAGCCTGACCGCCGGCCCCAGCCACGTCAGCGCCACCCTGAGCAACCACAGCCAGGCCAGCGTCACCACCACCTTTGTCGCCGACGACAGCCGTGCGACGATCCTCAACGGCAACCTGATCGTCACCCAGGACAACGCCAAGGCCGACGGCAGCGCTCAGAATGCGGTGCGCGCCCGCGTCACCGATGCCAACGGCAACCCACTGGCCAATCAGACGGTGCAGTTTAGCGCCGATAATGGTGCCACCCTGAGCGCCCAGCAGGCCGCCAGCGATGCAGACGGTTATGTCACCGTCACCCTCACCAGCCTGACCACTGGCCCCAGCCTCGTCAACGCCACCCTGAGTAACCACAGCCAGGCCCGCGTCACCACCACCTTCGTCGCCGACGATGCCAGTGCGTCGATTCTCAACGGCAACCTGATCGTCACCCAGGACAACGCCAAGGCCGACGGCAGCGCTCAGAATGCGGTGCGCGCCCGCGTCACCGATGCCAACGGCAACCCACTGGCCAATCAGACGGTGCAGTTTAGCGCTGACAATGGCGCCACCCTGAGCGTACAGCAGGCCGCCAGCGATGCGGACGGTTATGTCACCGTCACCCTCACCAGCCTGACCGCCGGCCCCAGTCACGTCAGCGCCACCCTGAGCAACCACAGCCAGGCCAGCGTCACCACCACCTTCGTCGCCGATGATGCCAGTGCGACGATCCTCAACGGCAACCTGATCGTCACCCAGGACAACGCCAAGGCCGACGGCAACGCCCAAAACGCGGCGCGCGCCCGCGTTACCGATGCCAACGGCAACCCACTGGCCAATCAGACGGTGCAGTTTAGCGCCGACAATGGCGCCACCCTGAGCGCCCAGCAGGCCGCCAGCGATGCGGACGGTTATGTCACCGTCACCCTCACCAGCCTGACCGCCGGCCCCAGTCTCGTCAGCGCCACCCTGAGTAACCACAGCCAGGCCAGCGTCACCACCACCTTCGTCGCCGACGATGCCAGTGCGTCGATCCTCAACGGCAACCTGATCGTCACCCAGGACAACGCCAAGGCCGACGGCAACGCTCAAAACGCGGTGCGCGCCCGCGTCACCGATGCCAACGGCAACCCACTGGCCAATCAGACGGTGCAGTTTAGCGCCGACAATGGCGCCACCCTGAGCGTACAGCAGGCCGCCAGCGATGCGGACGGTTATGTCACCGTCACCCTCACCAGCCTGACCGCCGGCCCCAGTCTCGTCAGCGCCACCCTGAGTAACCACAGCCAGGCCAGCGTCACCACCACCTTCGTCGCCGACGATGCCAGTGCGTCGATCCTCAACGGCAACCTGATCGTCACCCAGGACAACGCCAAGGCCGACGGCAACGCTCAGAATGCGGTGCGCGCCCGCGTCACCGATGCCAACGGCAACCCACTGGCCAATCAGACGGTGCAGTTTAGCGCCGACAATGGCGCCACCCTGAGCGCCCAGCAGGCCGCCAGCGATGCAGACGGTTATGTCACCGTCACCCTCACCAGCCTGACCGCTGGCCCCAGCCTCGTCAGCGCCACCCTGAGTAACCACAGCCAGGCCAGCGTCACCACCACCTTCGTCGCCGACGATGCCAGTGCGTCGATCCTCAACGGCAACCTGATCGTCACCCAGGACAACGCCAAAGCCGACGGCAACGCTCAGAATGCGGTGCGCGCCCGCGTCACCGATGCCAACGGCAACCCACTGGCCAATCAGACGGTGCAGTTTAGCGCCGACAATGGCGCCACCCTGAGCGCCCAGCAGGCCGCCAGCGATGCAGACGGTTATGTCACCGTCACCCTCACCAGCCTGACCGCCGGCCCCAGCCACGTCAGCGCCACCCTGAGCAACCACAGCCAGGCCAGCGTCACCACCACCTTCGTCGCCGACGATGCCAGTGCGTCGATCCTCAACGGTAACCTGATCGTCACCCAGGACAACGCCAAGGCCGACGGCAACGCTCAGAATGCGGTGCGCGCCCGCGTCACCGATGCCAACGGCAACCCACTGGCCAATCAGACGGTGCAGTTTAGCGCCGACAATGGCGCCACCCTGAGCGCCCAGCAGGCCGCCAGCGATGCAGACGGTTATGTCACCGTCACCCTCACCAGCCTGACCGCCGGCCCCAGCCACGTCAGCGCCACCCTGAGCAACCACAGCCAGGCCAGCGTCACCACCACCTTCGTCGCCGACGATGCCAGTGCGTCGATCCTCAACGGTAACCTGATCGTCACCCAGGACAACGCCAAGGCCGACGGCAACGCTCAGAATGCGGTGCGCGCCCGCGTCACCGATGCCAACGGCAACCCACTGGCCAATCAGACGGTGCAGTTTAGCGCCGACAATGGCGCCACCCTGAGCACCCAGCAGGCCGCCAGCGATGCAGACGGTTATGTCACCGTCACCCTCACCAGCCTGACCGCTGGCCCCAGCCTCGTCAACGCCACCCTGAGTAACCACAGCCAGGCCAGCGTCACCACTACCTTCGTCGCCGACGATGCCAGTGCGTCGATTCTCAACGGCAACCTGATCGTCACCCAGGACAACGCCAAGGCCGACGGCAGCGCTCAGAATGCGGTGCGCGCCCGCGTCACCGATGCCAACGGCAACCCACTGGCCAATCAGACGGTGCAGTTTAGCGCCGACAATGGCGCCACCCTGAGCGCCCAGCAGGCCGCCAGCGATGCGGACGGTTATGTCACCGTCACCCTCACCAGCCTGACCGACGGCCCCAGTCACGTCAGCGCCACCCTGAGCAACAACAACCAGGCCAGCGTCATAACGACCTTTGCACCCTATGACGTGTTAACCGGGGTCTTGGTCAATGGCAAGATCTTTACCGTTAACGAGGGATTCCCTAGCACCGGGTTTATTGGCGCTAAATTCCAGTTGCAGATCAATAATGATACCGCCAGAAACTCAGCGTATACCTGGTCAAGCTCTGCCCCGGGGTGGGTCAGTATTTCCCCTACCGGCGAGGTACAGCTCACCGCTGAGCCAGCGACCCGGCAACCAGTCACCCTCACCGCCACGGCCAAGGATGGCGGCGATACGCTGACCTACCATTTCGATATCCGAGACTGGTTTATCAGTGCAGGGGCCTGGAATTATATGAGCGCAGATGACGCCGATGCTTGGTGTAGTACTCAGGGAAATGGCTATCAGGTTCCCAGCTATACGCGGGTGACCAATACGACCTTCAACTTATCTCCGGGGTATCGTGACATCGGCGGCTTATGGACCGAATGGGGAGCCATGGCCAGCTACCCGGCGTCAGGACTCCCCTCGGATCAAACCTGGAGTAAAGAGTTAAGAGGCAGCACGCAGCGCTATACCACCGGCTTAACCACCGGTTATTTGTACGCGATTTCCATCGCGAGTGGCGCGGGCCAATCATTAGTCATCTGTAATCGATCACTGTAA
- a CDS encoding cold shock domain-containing protein encodes MSSVMTGLVRWFATNKSAGFITPDNGGQEVFIHFCVHNNIGCRKFVEGQRVAFELQTDAMQRLSAINLLAL; translated from the coding sequence ATGTCAAGTGTAATGACTGGATTAGTTAGATGGTTTGCCACGAATAAAAGCGCGGGATTTATTACGCCAGATAATGGTGGGCAAGAGGTATTTATTCATTTCTGTGTCCACAATAATATAGGGTGTCGAAAGTTTGTCGAAGGGCAACGAGTTGCCTTTGAACTACAAACTGATGCGATGCAGAGGTTGTCTGCAATCAACTTACTGGCATTGTAA
- the ydfZ gene encoding putative selenium delivery protein YdfZ codes for MRTYDRNRNAITVGSYVMVAANGATGVITAIHGTDQSAEQLRRAACVSIEGMEGLFYPLDLIRLGFN; via the coding sequence ATGAGAACCTATGATCGCAACCGTAACGCTATCACTGTCGGCAGCTACGTCATGGTGGCGGCCAATGGCGCTACGGGTGTTATCACCGCAATCCACGGCACAGACCAATCTGCAGAGCAGCTACGCCGCGCCGCCTGTGTGTCTATTGAGGGGATGGAGGGATTGTTCTATCCACTCGATCTTATCCGCCTGGGTTTTAACTGA
- a CDS encoding cold shock domain-containing protein has translation MSNKMTGSVKWFNADKGFGFISPADGSKDVFVHFSAIQSNEFRTLDEGQKVEFSVENSPKGPSAVNVVAIN, from the coding sequence ATGTCTAATAAAATGACTGGTTCTGTAAAATGGTTCAACGCCGATAAAGGCTTCGGTTTTATCTCTCCTGCTGATGGCAGCAAGGACGTTTTCGTTCACTTCTCTGCGATCCAAAGCAATGAATTCCGTACTCTGGATGAAGGTCAAAAGGTTGAGTTCTCTGTAGAGAATAGCCCTAAAGGCCCTTCCGCAGTAAACGTAGTCGCTATCAACTAA